The DNA region TGCTGCTCGCTTCTACTGCCCGCCCACGCCTAGCCGCTCGGCCCGCCTTCACCGCTTTAGAAATGGACTCGTCCTATCCAACTCCAAACCAAACACCATAAAAATAGGGCTTCTCTGTCCTGTTCCACTTCGTCTCACCAACCAAACACATCTGCCATTGCATAAGCACATTTTTATTTTCATTGTTCTTCTTTGTGTGCTGGACAGTGACAGGCACGTGGAGCTGCTCGAGGAGATGCGAAGAATGCTACAGGGGCAAAACGAAAAGATTGAATCCATGTATAAGGAAAATCAAGAGCTCCGTGAAAAAGTTTCCTTCCTAACAGCGGTAAGAGTTTTGAGGATTTGATTTCAAATATTAGATTTTTGTTGGGAATAATTGCCAATTTGGCAGTAACTGCTAGTAGGTGTCATTTTTCACATCTTAGCTAGTTAATCTCTTTAAATTACGTTGACAGGATACAAGTAGATTTGGTGGTTATCTACAGCAATCCCCTGCCCTAAGGTTGGTAATCTTCTCATGGATACCATGAGGTTCATTTTTTCTTGAAAGTTTTTAAGTTGTTTGAGATGCCTGTAATTTTTTTTTAACTTTGAGCTGTCTAGTAGCACAAAGAATATAGTACCTGAATTCTATCTCGAACTACCTATTTTGAAAATAAAAATTGAAAAATAGGAGAAAAAATAGGAGGGGAAAAACGAGAGAAGCAAAAATCACTATCGAAGGTTCAGTTTTACGGAAGCCCTGCCCAACGGAAAGTTCTGTCCTACTTTAACTAATGCTATAATGCGTAAATCGTTAGCAAATGGTGATGCACACTCAGCCAAGTGATCTTTGTTAATAAAATGGTCCTTAATTTCTTATTGGAGGTACAATTGTACATCAACTATATGTGCCAAGCATGGTTAGAAATTTCAATGTTCAATATCATCATAGATAACGATTCCAGTCTCATTTCTGCAGCATATCCTAAACTAAATGCCAGACTCTTATGTGCTATGTGTATCATTTCTTTCCACTACTTTTCAGGATATTATCTAATAAAAACCTCAGTGTACCTCTTCGTTTGATATTTGTGAATTCATGTGGTAATGATATGtactacaacaacaacaacttaatCTTTTGCCCCAAGCAAGTTTGGGTAGgttagagatgaaacccacataaaacaagaataagaaacacaaaaatgacacaagccaaaggaagagtcaggggttaaacaaaaagtaacaaagatcactgtcggaggaaatctccagccgggtggcggaatgcacccgcctaatcctagtttaggaagagtttgggggagacctaggagcgcttgatcgatggGCCGATGAACACGGGGAGGACatgaggatttagagtggttcggaccgccggagcgtaataccctacgtccacttgagtgttgtattgattgtggaaGCTTGGAGGAAAGCTTGTGGGTCTAGTCCTTGTGTAGACTGAGAAGGGACTTCCGGAGGAACCTGTGTTCTAACGGGTGccctctcccttttatagtccaaggggagtgcttacactgtgcggggtcccgacaggtgaGCCCGGCTAATAGGAGCATGTAATATGACAGATATGCgatcttcttctccagctccaTCCTGTAGTCCTCacaatcgagaagttgatgtgcgtatctacagcctggatatggccgtgtgccgCCTTGCCGGCACAGTggctgctgtcagtgttacccaacagtagaagccgtgctgccactgttgggtcagaTCCCTCTAACAGATGaagaagcagcgctgaccctgCCGCGCCGTCGTctccgcgcgcactgttgcagcgcacgcctcagcaCACATGCAGCAGGCCATCATTACTCACGCGCGCGGCGACGTGATGTGGCTACACGCCGTCTACCCGTGCGCAGAGCacagtgacgcgccgcctttgaaataggcgggcttaccgtggtgtcagttggGCAAACCATGATTTGACTTGGGCACACCcggcccacctacccgcatttaatgcgggtgttgggctggcgtcccgcagagggccttctgccatgggcacgtggcagggaCGGCCCTGGAGCTGCCACCTTGGCAGCACATGGCGGCGCCAGACCCCATCCCGGAGGaaaaggggggtccgggcccccaagGCCAGTTGGAGAGACAGGCccataggggtctggctcccacacgtggcggcgccggaccccctggggggtccgggcctgtggaggccatCCCCGAGTACCTTGTCCTCATGGGCACGTAGGGGCGCCCCTATATGAGCTcgggggggaggtccggaggccacgatcccagctgtcaggtccGGGCCGTACGTCCCGTCTCCCAGAGGACAAGGGTGAGGTCACGGATAACCTCGTGTCCATCATGGCGGACAGACTGTCAAGTGACTCCCTGACGGGTTAGGCCCGCGGAGATGCCGATCTCCTCGTAGCGGACTATTacgaccttctggtcgttgagcagtTTCTTGGCGATGATGAAGGATAGGCggtcgagcatgtggtggcgcgcgttcaccacgatgcgcttggcgcacacgctggagccggacaccatcgcgcccttacctgtgaggcgacagcgagacgctaagggtctggacaccctagcaggaggtacccctgtccgtatgtaccgacagtcacggttcaggtacgttaattgctaatctccaagcgctcctatctatagctaattccttagcgatattccactccttaaggtctctcttaaccgtctcgtcccaagttagtctaggtctacctctacctctctctACATTATCGCCCcactttaaaactccactacgcaccggcacCTCGGGAGGCCTctgttgtacatgtccaaaccatctcaaccgatgttgaatcagcttctcctcgataggtgccaccccgaccctatctcgaatctcttcgttccggactctatcccttcttgtatgcccgcagaaccaacgcagcatacgcatctctgctacactcagttgctggacatgtcgcctttttgtaggccaacattcagcaccgtatagcatcgccggacgaatcgccgtcctatagaacttaccttttagccacTGTGGCACCTtgttgtcacagaggacgccagaagcctgccgccatTTCAACCAGCCGGCTAaaattctatgcctaacatcttcatcaatgtctccatctttctgaagcattgatcctagataccaaaATGTATACTTTTTgaccaccacttgaccttcgaggctaacgttcccatcctcatgcctagtcgggctaaagtcgcacatcatatactcggtcttggtcctactcagtccgaaccccctcgactctaatgtgtgtctccacaggtctaacttcatattaacccctgccctactctcgtcaactagcaccacatcatcagcaaagagcatacaccaagggatatcaccctgcatgtcccttgtgacctcatccatcaccaaagcaaatagataagggctcaatgctgacccctgatgtagtcctattttaattggaaagtcactggtatcgccatcacatattcgaacacaagtcgtcgcatccttgtacatatccttgatgagggtaatatacttagttgggattTTATGTTTTTCCAAGACCCACCatatgacgtctctcggtactttgtcatacgccttctctaggtcaataaagaccatatgtaagtccttcttctcctctcgacatctccccatcaactgtcgtactaagaaaatcgcctccatggtcgaccttgcaggcatgaacccaaactgttttgggtcacccttgtcaatcttcttagacgatgctcgataaccctctcccaaagcttcatcgtatagctcatcagcttaatcccccggtagttagtacaactttgaacatctcccttgttcttgaagatcggtactaatatacttctcctccattcctccggcatcaaGTTTGATCAGAAAATTAAGTTAAAAaacttagttaaccatactaccgccctctcgcccaggcatctccatacctcaatggggatgccatcaggacccatcgctttacctcccttcatcctcttcaaagcctccccaatctctgcctcctgaatcctcctcacaaagcgtctgttggtatcatcacatgagtcgtccaactcgaaggtaggaccctcattttccccattaaacaacttatccaagtattctcgccatctgtccttgatctcctcatccttcaccagaagtcgatctgtcccatccttgatgcatttgatttggtttatatCACTTGTCTTCCTCTCACTGGTCCTAGCGATcttataaatgtccttctctccttccttcgtacctagccgttgataaaggtcatcaaaagactgacctttcgctacacttacagcttgctttgcagacctcttcgctaatctatagccctcgatgttggttgcgctcttgtcgagatgaaggcgtttgaaacactccttcttctccttaatagccctttgcaactcgtcattccaccaccaagtctctttcacttcctgcttgcctcccctgctcacaccaaacacttctgaggccaccttccaaacacatgtcgccatctttagccacatatcatctacatctgctccttcttcccaaggcccctcgcctagcatcctctccttaaacgtttgtgcctcttcccctctaaacttccaccacttcgttctcgcaatcttggcacgtttgtcccggtgaGCACGTACCCGAAAatgaaaatccgccaccacaagcttgtgttgggggacaacacactctccaggtatcaccttacaatctaagcaggcacatctatcctctctcctagcaaggataaagtcgatttggctcgagtattgtccactatggaaggtcactggatgggactccctcttcctaaagagggtattcgctaacagcaggtcgtaggccaacgcaaaattcaaaacatcctcccccctcgttcctactatcatacccgaaacccccgtgtactcgctcatatcctacattagtcgcacccacatggctATTGAGGTCgcctcctatgaagagcttctcactgataggcacggtactaaccatgctatcaaggtcttcccaaaattgactcttggagctctcactaagacctacctgaggggcataggcattgatcacattcagaaccaaatctccaatgaccaaccgcactaggataatccggtcgccttgcctcctaacatctacaactccatccttaaggctcttatcgatcaagatgactacaccattcctacccgaagttgtccccgtgtaccaaagcttgaagccagaaccctccacctccttcgccttctggcccttccatttagtctcctgcacgcatagaatatttacacgcctcctaattgctgcatcgactagttctcttaacttacctgttagagaccctacgttacaactacctagacgaatcctagttggctcggctagcttccttacccttcgcacccgtcgagagaaatgcgaagacccttgctcatttttcactatacccgggcgcagatgtagcgcgccacagaggctTCGACGACCCGACtcttgctcacttatcatcgtacctGGATCACGATACGACCCGCCCCTgaggggatgacgacccggcccttgcccatttaacaccacacccgggttccgatgtagcgcgtcgctaagagggttacgccccaacgaatttcttatgggtttcatttccattagagtggctgattttttacgctggttcgccaaacctaacacaaccctccacattttctcatcgcgggcttgggaccggcaAAGGCAGTGTTGGTAATGATATGTACTCAATGCATAAAATAGAAGCAGATGATGAGAACCTCCTTCAGGTTGCCTTATATGATCATAATGACCAGATCATAACATGTGAAACGTTTTCTTCCATGAGAGTTCACATTGGAGCCGTTCatgctgattttgatgaagaTCATAAAGGACAATGGACTGAAGAGGACTTCCATAGTAAAATAGTAACAGGGCGACCTGGAAAAGAACATTTGCTATCTGGGAATCTGTATTTTAGGTTGCAAGATGGTGAGGGTTATCTCAGTAATGTCAAGTTTCAAGATAATTCCAGTTTTGTTCCTAGCAAAAGGTTCGAGTTGGGGGTCATGGCTGCTGACGAAAGAATCTCCGAAAGAATTCAAGAAGGAATAACAGAATCTTTTGCTGTGAAGGCTATTCGCGGATTCTGTGAGTTCATGCTCTTCATTCTAGAACTAATGTTACGTTTGGTCATTTATGTTTTTTAAATAACCTCTACAGGGAAGACGCGAATATTATTAGCAGCAACACCAACTTACATTATATGATTGTTACTTTCTAGTTTAGTTGTCTACTTTTGATTTATGGCTGTTTTTTATATTTCCTACTGAATCGTTTCTGTCCTTTAGGTTCTATCTGTCTAACGCCTTTATGAAGGGAGGGCATTCTTATCCTTCCATTCAACAAGAGGAACAATGGATTAGTCTTTTacctagtttttttttttgttatccAAGTCTTTGTCTACTCTTTGTCCTAAAGCCTAGACCCCCTGGCCATTTTAGCCATGCCATCCTGGTTCTCCTAACTCCTAAATACAATACAACCCCATAATTATGTAAGCGAGTAAATAGCATTACAGAAGTTGACTGCTACATGCAAAATGCAACATGTGAACAGAGAACCTTTGCATCCATCTCTCACTTATTGAGGCCCCTCAGGGAAGCCTTTTTTTTATTAATGAACTCTATCTGGTGGCTTTCTTTACAGCAACAAACAAGAGTGGCAATCCATCCCCACGAGATGCTGTATACAAACTGAGCCGAATTGCAATGAACGGTGATAGGCACAAGCTATTAGTGCAGAATGGTATCGAGATGGTGCGGAACTTTTTACAATTCTACAGCAGGAACCCGGAAGATCTGCGCAAAGTATGAGAATGGATTAAAATCATTACTTATGCTAATCAGTTCTTCAATAAAATGTGGCTGACATAGTATGTCTAATATCACCCTATGTAGATTATGGGAAAGATTTCTGACCAAGATTGGGATACGATCGTCAATCATGCTCATAAGTGCAATCCAACGCCAGGAATTTACTCTGGTTGCATGCAAGAGAGGAATGTGTCTCATGAGCATGCGCCATTTTCTGGAAGCAATATCAGATCATACCTTAAGGGATCATGCTCAGTGCAACAAAGTCCGACAGTGCAAAGTAGGTTTGGCCTGGCCTCTTTTGAGTAATGTAATCTGATTGTTCCATTATTCCTTCTTTCCCTTCATATTGAACGCTTCTTGACTCACGGATCTCTGTCGTTTTGGACATCCGAGTCACAGAAATCCACATGCTTGAACCATGGCTAAGGCTCGGTCTCCTTTTATTATTACTACTACTGCTATATTTACAATTACTATTTCCTTTCTTTCATCTTTTTTTTTATCTTCATGTGTTTCATCTCTAACTTACCCTAACTTGCTTGGGACTAAAAAGGctttgttgttgctgctgttgTTACTACGTATCCCCATCACAGTTTACCATTTCCTCAAAATCTTGCAGAACTTGATGTCCAAGAAGCTCACCAGCAGATGTCTTCAACATATTATGGAATAGCACCTGGCACATCATCGGAAAATGTGTCAGGTAAGTCAAAGCACCAACCAGATACTACTACAAACCAGAACACGATGCCCAGTGGTAGTATATACCGTGTGTTTAATCACTTCCAATTTTCCAAAGGGAAGCTGACTGTTCATTCTTACCCTGAATATTCTGCAGAAGAACTTGAGGGCTTCCAAGTTGTCAATCAGCAGGTTTCATCCGTAGGAAATGAGATTCTGCCTGATTCCTCCATGGATAACAATACCTTGGAAGGCCCAAGCTCGCAGCAACGACGTTCTTTGGAGCTCGATGCGATACCTGAAGGTAACAGCTTTATCTTTTGTACTAGCACTGTTTCTTCCCTAATGTTTTCAGGATGAGCAGTTGTGAATCGTGTTTCTTCGACAGGTAGTGGAGTGGTACCCGGTAATCCATCTGCAAATGACACCACCCGGGTGCACATGTCAGCGCTGCAAGATGGTTTCCTTGAAGACGAGTCCTGGGGTGATTTTGATCTCGCTGAAACCTATATGGGAGACACCAGAAGTGTGTACTTGGGCATAGTGGGGGATTTTCATCTTTCGGCGAAGCACGAATATGAGCCATGGAGGACTTTCAGCTGCCAGTGAGGCCGGCAGTGCAAGTAATAGCTGGGAACTTCACCGTTCAGGAAAGAAGACGCCTTTGTCTGGGACTGGCTTTTACGCGATTGATTTGGTCTGCCAGTGAAGTGTGTAGTAGAATTTTTTATACAGAATGATCTGATATAATGTTGTCTGCTCTCTTCTCCCCAATCACCATCGTGTGCTCTGCTTTCCTGGTTTCGTTGGCATTTACACTGGCATTCTAATTGGGCCACCGATTGGCTGGGTCAACGTGCCACTAATGCGAGTCaactttcttcttttctttgtATTCCCTATAATC from Panicum hallii strain FIL2 chromosome 9, PHallii_v3.1, whole genome shotgun sequence includes:
- the LOC112873185 gene encoding uncharacterized protein LOC112873185, which gives rise to MVSMSVSFPLPSFTYLTRESAARRITGATDSFILSRHFLNIKKPCYICATQGLHSHRAQIKSAKFVCQRKISRVLPSEVLIGYHLHDKENKAPSFNTHLLSSHHKARCSVRAMYLPRPQDWEENNHGGKGSCRSAMAKRPRCSCSFDDRHVELLEEMRRMLQGQNEKIESMYKENQELREKVSFLTADTSRFGGYLQQSPALRILSNKNLSVPLRLIFVNSCSVGNDMYSMHKIEADDENLLQVALYDHNDQIITCETFSSMRVHIGAVHADFDEDHKGQWTEEDFHSKIVTGRPGKEHLLSGNLYFRLQDGEGYLSNVKFQDNSSFVPSKRFELGVMAADERISERIQEGITESFAVKAIRGFSTNKSGNPSPRDAVYKLSRIAMNGDRHKLLVQNGIEMVRNFLQFYSRNPEDLRKIMGKISDQDWDTIVNHAHKCNPTPGIYSGCMQERNVSHEHAPFSGSNIRSYLKGSCSVQQSPTVQKLDVQEAHQQMSSTYYGIAPGTSSENVSGKSKHQPDTTTNQNTMPSEELEGFQVVNQQVSSVGNEILPDSSMDNNTLEGPSSQQRRSLELDAIPEGSGVVPGNPSANDTTRVHMSALQDGFLEDESWGDFDLAETYMGDTRSVYLGIVGDFHLSAKHEYEPWRTFSCQ